In Antennarius striatus isolate MH-2024 chromosome 8, ASM4005453v1, whole genome shotgun sequence, a single window of DNA contains:
- the LOC137599743 gene encoding myotubularin-related protein 7-like isoform X2: MTCQQLPGGRLSTDPAEMRNYAMAFYANLFGAEACNIESREELLDGLPQLDPEEKAVLDMKLTMEELTIAVNQMALGRAPGIDEKYSELYCLSFNPSVDKEERQESWNFIDLMADYKRMGVPNNLWVMTAANSEFRVCDTYPSELFVPKSATPSVIVGSSSFRSRGRFPALSYFHQDTLAAVCRCSQPLSGFSGRCQEDEMMLQAVMKSNPGSDYIYVVDTRPKLNAMANRAAGKGYENEDHYANIKLQFIGIENIHVMRSSQQKIIDVSEMRSSSMTDFLWGLENSGWLKHIKAILDAGVFISRAVADEGVSVLVHCSDGWDRTAQACSVASILLDPFYRTIKGLMVLIERDWVSFGHKFSHRYAHLDGDPKEVSPVIDQFLECVWQLSEQFPCAFEFNERFLIVIHTHVYSCHYGNFLGNCQKERKDMRLHERTHSAWSQLWKDRAQYANSLYKAELSQTQGVLRPNTTPYCFKMWRGLYNHIEKPTPPSQSAADFLSAVREQSQQLEEELTNHQERIAALTGKPITWEKVVVLRKRSSHLWQKHCGPDPPTTYSDSITGPSQENGHAFSSVPAKQKAQTRGPAVTVAQGLRTNLKCNDIDDLSTCSDLESGVADLNSCSSSGGEDKKDLYSD; the protein is encoded by the exons ATGACCTGCCAGCAGCTTCCAGGGGGTAGACTATCTACTGATCCGGCAGAGATGAGGAATTATGCAATGGCTTTCTACGCGAACCTCTTTGGGGCAGAAGCATGCAACATCGAGAGTCGTGAGGAGCTCCTGGATGGTCTTCCTCAACTTGATCCGGAAGAGAAAGCTGTTCTGGACATGAAGCTGACAATGGAGGAGCTGACTATAGCAGTGAACCAAATGGCGCTAGGACGGGCGCCAGGAATTGACG agAAGTACagtgagttgtactgcctgtctttTAATCCCAGCGTGGACAAAGAGGAGAGACAAGAGTCATGGAATTTCATAGACCTCATGGCCGACTATAAGAGGATGGGGGTCCCTAATAACCTCTGGGTCATGACAGCGGCCAACAGTGAATTCAGG GTGTGTGATACGTACCCATCAGAGCTGTTCGTTCCAAAATCTGCCACACCATCAGTCATTGTTGGTAGCTCAAGCTTCAGGAGCCGAGGACGATTTCCTGCTTTGTCCTACTTCCACCAAGACACCCTG GCAGCTGTCTGTCGGTGTAGTCAACCACTGTCAGGCTTCAGTGGACGCTGTcaagaagatgagatgatgctGCAGGCCGTAATGAAGTCCAACCCTGGCAGTGACTACATCTATGTGGTGGACACCAGACccaag CTCAATGCAATGGCAAATCGAGCAGCAGGTAAAGGCTACGAGAATGAGGACCACTACGCCAACATCAAGCTACAGTTCATTGGCATTGAAAACATCCACGTGATGAGGAGTAGCCAGCAGAAAATCATTGATG TTAGCGAGATGAGATCTTCATCCATGACTGACTTCCTGTGGGGTCTAGAAAACTCTGGTTGGCTTAAACACATTAAAGCCATACTGGATGCTGGTGTCTTCATATCCAGG GCAGTGGCCGATGAAGGTGTCAGTGTGTTGGTTCATTGTTCAGATGGTTGGGACAGAACCGCCCAAGCCTGCTCTGTAGCCAGTATATTATTGGATCCCTTCTACAGAACCATCAAAGGACTCATG GTCCTGATAGAGAGAGATTGGGTTTCTTTTGGACACAAGTTCTCCCACAG GTATGCTCACCTGGATGGAGATCCTAAAGAAGTGTCTCCTGTCATTGATCAgttcctggagtgtgtgtggcaGCTGTCTGAGCAGTTCCCATGTGCCTTTGAGTTCAACGAGCGCTTTCTCAtcgtcatacacacacacgtctatTCTTGTCATTATGGGAACTTCCTGGGCAACTGCCAGAAGGAACGCAAAGATATGAG GTTACATGAACGAACTCATTCTGCGTGGTCTCAGCTGTGGAAGGACAGAGCGCAGTACGCCAACTCTCTATATAAGGCTGAGCTGAGCCAAACTCAAGGTGTCCTAAGACCCAACACCACCCCCTACTGCTTCAA AATGTGGAGGGGTCTCTATAATCACATAGAGAAACCAACGCCTCCTAGTCAGTCAGCTGCTGATTTCTTGTCTGCTGTGAGGGAACAGTCccaacagctggaggaggagctgaccAATCACCAGGAG AGGATTGCTGCCCTGACTGGCAAACCAATCACGTGGGAGAAGGTTGTGGTTCTGAGGAAGAGGTCTAGCCATCTGTGGCAGAAACACTGCGGGCCAGACCCGCCCACTACTTACTCTGACTCAATCACTGGACCCTCACAGGAAAATGGTCACGCATTTTCCTCTGTGCCAGCCAAACAGAAGGCTCAGACCAGGGGTCCCGCTGTCACTGTGGCTCAAGGGCTGCGCACCAATCTCAAGTGTAATGACATCGATGACCTCTCCACTTGCAGTGATCTGGAGTCGGGGGTGGCCGACCTCAACAGCTGCTCATCCAGTGGTGGGGAGGACAAAAAAGACTTGTATTCTGACTAG
- the LOC137599743 gene encoding myotubularin-related protein 7-like isoform X1, which yields MEHIRTPKVENVRLLDRSSGQRKANVGTLYLSSMHTIFVENNPETRKETWVLHSMISSVEKPPTIPGGSQLILRCKDFRVFQIVIQQERDCLDVYTSLVRLSRPEKYSELYCLSFNPSVDKEERQESWNFIDLMADYKRMGVPNNLWVMTAANSEFRVCDTYPSELFVPKSATPSVIVGSSSFRSRGRFPALSYFHQDTLAAVCRCSQPLSGFSGRCQEDEMMLQAVMKSNPGSDYIYVVDTRPKLNAMANRAAGKGYENEDHYANIKLQFIGIENIHVMRSSQQKIIDVSEMRSSSMTDFLWGLENSGWLKHIKAILDAGVFISRAVADEGVSVLVHCSDGWDRTAQACSVASILLDPFYRTIKGLMVLIERDWVSFGHKFSHRYAHLDGDPKEVSPVIDQFLECVWQLSEQFPCAFEFNERFLIVIHTHVYSCHYGNFLGNCQKERKDMRLHERTHSAWSQLWKDRAQYANSLYKAELSQTQGVLRPNTTPYCFKMWRGLYNHIEKPTPPSQSAADFLSAVREQSQQLEEELTNHQERIAALTGKPITWEKVVVLRKRSSHLWQKHCGPDPPTTYSDSITGPSQENGHAFSSVPAKQKAQTRGPAVTVAQGLRTNLKCNDIDDLSTCSDLESGVADLNSCSSSGGEDKKDLYSD from the exons ATGGAGCACATCCGGACCCCCAAG GTGGAAAATGTGCGTCTCCTGGATCGGTCATCAGGCCAGAGAAAGGCCAACGTTGGGACACTCTATCTTTCATCCATGCACACCATCTTTGTAGAGAACAACCCTGAGACCAGGAAAGAGACATGG GTGCTGCACAGTATGATCAGCAGTGTGGAGAAGCCCCCCACCATCCCTGGAGGAAGCCAGCTCATTTTGCGTTGTAAGGACTTCAGAGTATTCCAGATTGTCATTCAACAGGAGAGAGACTGTTTGGATGTCTACACTTCATTGGTCAGGTTGTCAcgaccag agAAGTACagtgagttgtactgcctgtctttTAATCCCAGCGTGGACAAAGAGGAGAGACAAGAGTCATGGAATTTCATAGACCTCATGGCCGACTATAAGAGGATGGGGGTCCCTAATAACCTCTGGGTCATGACAGCGGCCAACAGTGAATTCAGG GTGTGTGATACGTACCCATCAGAGCTGTTCGTTCCAAAATCTGCCACACCATCAGTCATTGTTGGTAGCTCAAGCTTCAGGAGCCGAGGACGATTTCCTGCTTTGTCCTACTTCCACCAAGACACCCTG GCAGCTGTCTGTCGGTGTAGTCAACCACTGTCAGGCTTCAGTGGACGCTGTcaagaagatgagatgatgctGCAGGCCGTAATGAAGTCCAACCCTGGCAGTGACTACATCTATGTGGTGGACACCAGACccaag CTCAATGCAATGGCAAATCGAGCAGCAGGTAAAGGCTACGAGAATGAGGACCACTACGCCAACATCAAGCTACAGTTCATTGGCATTGAAAACATCCACGTGATGAGGAGTAGCCAGCAGAAAATCATTGATG TTAGCGAGATGAGATCTTCATCCATGACTGACTTCCTGTGGGGTCTAGAAAACTCTGGTTGGCTTAAACACATTAAAGCCATACTGGATGCTGGTGTCTTCATATCCAGG GCAGTGGCCGATGAAGGTGTCAGTGTGTTGGTTCATTGTTCAGATGGTTGGGACAGAACCGCCCAAGCCTGCTCTGTAGCCAGTATATTATTGGATCCCTTCTACAGAACCATCAAAGGACTCATG GTCCTGATAGAGAGAGATTGGGTTTCTTTTGGACACAAGTTCTCCCACAG GTATGCTCACCTGGATGGAGATCCTAAAGAAGTGTCTCCTGTCATTGATCAgttcctggagtgtgtgtggcaGCTGTCTGAGCAGTTCCCATGTGCCTTTGAGTTCAACGAGCGCTTTCTCAtcgtcatacacacacacgtctatTCTTGTCATTATGGGAACTTCCTGGGCAACTGCCAGAAGGAACGCAAAGATATGAG GTTACATGAACGAACTCATTCTGCGTGGTCTCAGCTGTGGAAGGACAGAGCGCAGTACGCCAACTCTCTATATAAGGCTGAGCTGAGCCAAACTCAAGGTGTCCTAAGACCCAACACCACCCCCTACTGCTTCAA AATGTGGAGGGGTCTCTATAATCACATAGAGAAACCAACGCCTCCTAGTCAGTCAGCTGCTGATTTCTTGTCTGCTGTGAGGGAACAGTCccaacagctggaggaggagctgaccAATCACCAGGAG AGGATTGCTGCCCTGACTGGCAAACCAATCACGTGGGAGAAGGTTGTGGTTCTGAGGAAGAGGTCTAGCCATCTGTGGCAGAAACACTGCGGGCCAGACCCGCCCACTACTTACTCTGACTCAATCACTGGACCCTCACAGGAAAATGGTCACGCATTTTCCTCTGTGCCAGCCAAACAGAAGGCTCAGACCAGGGGTCCCGCTGTCACTGTGGCTCAAGGGCTGCGCACCAATCTCAAGTGTAATGACATCGATGACCTCTCCACTTGCAGTGATCTGGAGTCGGGGGTGGCCGACCTCAACAGCTGCTCATCCAGTGGTGGGGAGGACAAAAAAGACTTGTATTCTGACTAG
- the LOC137599743 gene encoding myotubularin-related protein 7-like isoform X3: protein MEHIRTPKVENVRLLDRSSGQRKANVGTLYLSSMHTIFVENNPETRKETWVLHSMISSVEKPPTIPGGSQLILRCKDFRVFQIVIQQERDCLDVYTSLVRLSRPEKYSELYCLSFNPSVDKEERQESWNFIDLMADYKRMGVPNNLWVMTAANSEFRVCDTYPSELFVPKSATPSVIVGSSSFRSRGRFPALSYFHQDTLAAVCRCSQPLSGFSGRCQEDEMMLQAVMKSNPGSDYIYVVDTRPKLNAMANRAAGKGYENEDHYANIKLQFIGIENIHVMRSSQQKIIDVSEMRSSSMTDFLWGLENSGWLKHIKAILDAGVFISRAVADEGVSVLVHCSDGWDRTAQACSVASILLDPFYRTIKGLMVLIERDWVSFGHKFSHRYAHLDGDPKEVSPVIDQFLECVWQLSEQFPCAFEFNERFLIVIHTHVYSCHYGNFLGNCQKERKDMRLHERTHSAWSQLWKDRAQYANSLYKAELSQTQGVLRPNTTPYCFKMWRGLYNHIEKPTPPSQSAADFLSAVREQSQQLEEELTNHQEVPSRGTTHHHQLGSRQEDCCPDWQTNHVGEGCGSEEEV from the exons ATGGAGCACATCCGGACCCCCAAG GTGGAAAATGTGCGTCTCCTGGATCGGTCATCAGGCCAGAGAAAGGCCAACGTTGGGACACTCTATCTTTCATCCATGCACACCATCTTTGTAGAGAACAACCCTGAGACCAGGAAAGAGACATGG GTGCTGCACAGTATGATCAGCAGTGTGGAGAAGCCCCCCACCATCCCTGGAGGAAGCCAGCTCATTTTGCGTTGTAAGGACTTCAGAGTATTCCAGATTGTCATTCAACAGGAGAGAGACTGTTTGGATGTCTACACTTCATTGGTCAGGTTGTCAcgaccag agAAGTACagtgagttgtactgcctgtctttTAATCCCAGCGTGGACAAAGAGGAGAGACAAGAGTCATGGAATTTCATAGACCTCATGGCCGACTATAAGAGGATGGGGGTCCCTAATAACCTCTGGGTCATGACAGCGGCCAACAGTGAATTCAGG GTGTGTGATACGTACCCATCAGAGCTGTTCGTTCCAAAATCTGCCACACCATCAGTCATTGTTGGTAGCTCAAGCTTCAGGAGCCGAGGACGATTTCCTGCTTTGTCCTACTTCCACCAAGACACCCTG GCAGCTGTCTGTCGGTGTAGTCAACCACTGTCAGGCTTCAGTGGACGCTGTcaagaagatgagatgatgctGCAGGCCGTAATGAAGTCCAACCCTGGCAGTGACTACATCTATGTGGTGGACACCAGACccaag CTCAATGCAATGGCAAATCGAGCAGCAGGTAAAGGCTACGAGAATGAGGACCACTACGCCAACATCAAGCTACAGTTCATTGGCATTGAAAACATCCACGTGATGAGGAGTAGCCAGCAGAAAATCATTGATG TTAGCGAGATGAGATCTTCATCCATGACTGACTTCCTGTGGGGTCTAGAAAACTCTGGTTGGCTTAAACACATTAAAGCCATACTGGATGCTGGTGTCTTCATATCCAGG GCAGTGGCCGATGAAGGTGTCAGTGTGTTGGTTCATTGTTCAGATGGTTGGGACAGAACCGCCCAAGCCTGCTCTGTAGCCAGTATATTATTGGATCCCTTCTACAGAACCATCAAAGGACTCATG GTCCTGATAGAGAGAGATTGGGTTTCTTTTGGACACAAGTTCTCCCACAG GTATGCTCACCTGGATGGAGATCCTAAAGAAGTGTCTCCTGTCATTGATCAgttcctggagtgtgtgtggcaGCTGTCTGAGCAGTTCCCATGTGCCTTTGAGTTCAACGAGCGCTTTCTCAtcgtcatacacacacacgtctatTCTTGTCATTATGGGAACTTCCTGGGCAACTGCCAGAAGGAACGCAAAGATATGAG GTTACATGAACGAACTCATTCTGCGTGGTCTCAGCTGTGGAAGGACAGAGCGCAGTACGCCAACTCTCTATATAAGGCTGAGCTGAGCCAAACTCAAGGTGTCCTAAGACCCAACACCACCCCCTACTGCTTCAA AATGTGGAGGGGTCTCTATAATCACATAGAGAAACCAACGCCTCCTAGTCAGTCAGCTGCTGATTTCTTGTCTGCTGTGAGGGAACAGTCccaacagctggaggaggagctgaccAATCACCAGGAGGTACCATCAAGAGGAACCACTCACCACCACCAGCTGGGCTCCAGACAAG AGGATTGCTGCCCTGACTGGCAAACCAATCACGTGGGAGAAGGTTGTGGTTCTGAGGAAGAGGTCTAG